ACCAGTTTTACAGCGAAGACACTGCAGAACTGTTAAGTAGGTCAGTACGTGGGTGCGCGTTAAGCACATTGAGTGGGAAAATGATTTTTAATGTGAGTCGTTTTTCAAAGCGGGTGGTACCGCGGGATCATAGAAGAGGAATCTCGCCCCTGAGAAAGCAAAGTTGCTTTTTCAGGGGCTTTTTGTTTACCAATAGAATCCCGTCCCGCTCCTAATCAAACCGCACAAGCGGAAACGTAAGGAGAGTACAAGACATGGAATTTATGACAGGAGTAACAGGAAAAGACACACTGGAAATCAGCGATTTATTAGCTGGAGATTTCGCAGGAAAAAGCGTAAAAGTAAACGGAGCGGTTCACACCATCCGTGATATGGGGGAGGTTGCCTTCATCGTTTTGCGCAAAAGGGAAGGACTTCTTCAATGTGTTTATGAAGAAGGAAAAACAAAATTTGCCTTAAAGGATTTGAAAGAGGCATGCACGATTGAGGTCGAAGGAACTGTAAAAACAGAAGATCGTGCACCAAACGGATTCGAGATTCGACTTGATACGATTAAGGTATTGTCGGAGCCGAAGGAACCGATGCCGCTTGCCATTTCCAAATGGAAGATGAACACCTCATTGGAGGCAAATTTGAACAATCGTCCGATTGCACTTCGCAACATCAGGGAGAGAGCAAAGTTCCGTATCCAGGAAGGCGTGGTGAGAGGATTTCGTGATTTCCTTTATCAGGAGGGATTCACCGAGATTCATACTCCTAAGCTTGGTGCAAAGAGTGCTGAGGGCGGGGCAAACCTTTTCAAATTAGAGTATTTCCACAGACCTGCGATTTTACAGCAGAGCCCACAGTTTTATAAGCAGATGATGGTCGGCGTTTTTGACCGGGTATTTGAGACAGCACCGGTTTTCCGTGCAGAGAAACACAACACGAAACGTCACCTCAACGAATATACAAGTTTAGATTTTGAGATGGGATACATCGATGGATTCGAAGATATCATGGCGATGGAAACCGGATTTTTGCAGTATACAATGGAGTTACTGAAAAAAGATTACGCAAGAGAGTTGAAAATCCTCGGCGTAACCTTACCAAAAGTGGATAAGATTCCGGCAATCCGTTTTGATGAAGCAAAACAGCGTGTAGCGGAAAAATACAACAGACAGTTCCGCAATCCATACGATTTAGAGCCGGAAGAAGAGGCACTGATTGGTCAATACTTTAAAGAAGAATATGATGCAGATTTTGTGTTTGTCACACATTATCCATCCAAGAAAAGACCGTTTTATGCGATGGATGATCCGGCAGACCCGACTTACACTTTAAGTTTTGACTTACTTTATCAGGGACTTGAGATTACAACCGGTGGACAGCGAATCCACGATTATGATATGCTCATGGAAAAGATAGAAAAACGTGGCATGGAGACAGAGGGCATGGAACAGTATTTGAGCTGCTTCAAACACGGAATGCCGCCGCACGGAGGTCTTGGAATCGGAATGGAACGTCTCACAATGAAATTAATCGGCGAGGACAACGTCAGAGAGACGACACTATTCCCAAGAGATTTAAGCCGTTTGGAGCCATAGAGAGCCGGGACAACTAGATACGGCTTAAATCTCTTTGAGGTTCGCCAACCACTATCTCCATACCATCGACAAAAGAAAACGGAGAACAACAAATGAAACTACAAGAACAATTAGAACAATACCACCCTTTCAACGAACAGGAGGAGCGCGACAAAAAGGTCATGCTTCAGTTGCTTAAGACTCAGCCGGACATTTTTACCAGAGAAAATGAGGTAGCTCATTTTACCGCATCTTCCTGGCTGTTAAACTGCAAACACACAAAGGTGTTGATGATTTATCACAACATTTATCATTCCTGGTCATGGACGGGAGGTCACGCAGATGGTGAGGAAAATTTGCTTGCAGTAGCAATCAGAGAGGCACAGGAAGAGACCGGTGTGAAAGAGATTCAGACGGTTGATGATACCATTTTTTCCATTGAGACGCTGACCGTCGATGGCCATGAGAAAAGAGGACGCTATGTGCCATCCCATTTGCATTTGAATGTGACGTATCTTTTGGAGGCAGACGAAGCGGAGGTGCTTCGGATTAAGCCGGATGAAAATAGTGGTGTGAAATGGTATGCACTGGAGGAAGCGCTAGAGGCGTGCAGTGAGCCGTGGATGGTGGAGCGGATTTACAAAAAGTTAAATAAGAAACTACAAGTGTAGTTGCAAAAACAATGTGATACGATGAGATTACGAACAATAGAAAGATAAGAATGCAGCATACGAATCGTAATAGAAAAAGAGACATATAGAAAATGCAGGAAAAGAGGGATAACGTGAGACATTTAGGAACGAAAACGATTGAGACAAAACGCCTTACCCTACGACGTTTTACATTAGATGACGCAGAAAAAATGTATGAAAACTGGACAAGTGATGACCGCGTGACAAAGTTTTTGACCTGGCCGACACATAAGAGCGTTGAGGTGACAAAAAAAGTAGTGACAGAGTGGGTCAGCAATTACGACAAGGATGACACAAACAAATATTTGTGGTGTATTGCAAGGAAGGAAAATGACGAGCCAATCGGAAGTATCGATGCGCATATAGCCAAAGAGCAGGCAGAGAGTTTTGAGGTGGGCTACTGCATTTCGGAAAGCTGCTGGCATCAGGGATTTACCAGTGAGGCATTACAGGCAGTGATGGATTTCTTATTTGATGAGGTTGGGGCAAACCGTGTGGAGGCACGTCACGATCCGGCAAATTCTCATTCTGGTGAGGTTATGAAAAAATGTGGCATGCATTATGAGGGAACCAGAAAGATGGCAGACTGGAACAATACCGGAATCTGCGATGAAGCCCTTTATGGAAAAGTAAAAGGCGATGAAAAAGAAACCACAGAACAGGAAACTACGGGAAACAAAGCCGTTTCCAAGGAATGTAGCGATTCTACAAAACATAAAAAAAATATCATTTCCGATGAGACGATTGAGTATGTTGGAATTCTTGCGAAACTGGAATTAAACGAGGAAGAAGCCGAGCAGGCAAAAAAAGATATGGGTGATATGCTTGACTATATCGATAAATTGAATGAACTAGACGTGACAGGTGTGGAACCGATGTCACATATTTTCCCGGTTCATAATGTGTTCCGTGAGGATGTCGTAAATGAGCATGATGGAAGCAAGGATACCTTAGCCAATGCACCGGTACAAAAAGATGGTGGATTTAAGGTACCAAAGACCATAGGTGATTAGAAAACATTTATGTCGCAAATGCGACCCGCCGCAGGCAAAGAATCCTGCTTGCAGGATTCCTTTTATAGAAATGAGGGAAAAAGATGAACTTAATGAGTTTAACTGCCGTTGAATTAGGCAAGAAAATAAAAGCAAAAGAAGTGTCGGTGGAGGAAGCTGTACAGGCTGCAATCGATGCCATTGAGAAAAGAGAAGAAAGCGTACACAGTTTTGTGACTGTGGATAAAGAGGGTGCCTTGGCCCGTGCGAAGGAAGTACAAAAGTTAATCGAGGATGGAACCTTAAGTGGTCCGCTTGCCGGTGTTCCGGTTGCAATCAAGGACAACATGTGTACCAAGGGATTGCTTACCACCTGTTCTTCCAAGATTTTATATAATTTTTTACCAACTTATTCTGCTGAGGCAGTAGAGCGTCTGGAAAAAGCTGGTGCTGTTATCATTGGAAAAACAAACATGGATGAGTTTGCGATGGGAAGTACGACAGAGACTTCTGCCTTTGGAGAAACCAGAAATCCATGGAATTTAGAGCATGTGCCGGGAGGGTCTTCCGGTGGTTCTTGTGCAGCAGTGGCAGCCGAGGAGTGTTCATTTGCACTTGGTTCAGATACCGGTGGCTCGATTCGCCAGCCAAGTTCTTTTTGTGGCGTGACCGGAATCAAACCAACGTATGGAACCGTTTCCCGTTATGGGTTGATTGCCTACGGTTCTTCCTTAGATCAGATTGGACCGGTTGCCAAGGATGTGACAGACTGTGCAACCATTTTGGAAGCAATTTCTTCCTATGATAAAAAGGATTCCACTTCCGTAAAACGTGATGATTACCATTTTACAGAGGCGCTCGTGGATGATGTCAAGGGATTAAAAATTGGAATTCCAAAGGATTACTTTAAAGAGGGAATCGATGAAGATGTCAAGAACGCAGTCCTTTCGGCAGCAAAGACATTAGAGGAAAAAGGTGCGATTGTCGAAGAATTTGACCTTGGTCTGGTAGAATATGCAATTCCTGCTTATTACGTCATTGCGTGTGCGGAGGCAAGCTCGAACTTAGCACGTTTTGACGGTGTAAAATATGGCTATCGTACCAAAGAGTATGAAGGGCTTCACAATATGTATAAAAAAACCCGTTCCGAAGGATTTGGAGCAGAGGTAAAAAGACGTATCATGTTAGGTTCTTTCGTATTAAGCAGCGGTTATTACGATGCATATTATTTGAAAGCGCTTCGTACTAAAGCCTTGATTAAAAAAGAATTTGATAAAGCATTTGAAAAATACGATATCATTTTAGGACCGGCAGCACCAACCACAGCACCGAAATTAGGAGAGTCCTTAAAAGATCCAATCCAGATGTACCTGGGGGATATCTATACGATTTCCGTAAACTTAGCAGGTCTTCCGGGAATTTCGCTTCCATGCGGAGAGGATGAAAATGGACTTCCAATCGGGTTACAGCTGATTGGGGACTGTTTCGAGGAAAAGAAGATTATCCGCGCAGCGTATGCGTTTGAACAGACAAGAAACTACAAACATAGTCCGATTGCAGAAGATTGTGCTGCAAAAAAAGTGGCACAGGACTAGGAAAGGAGACAGAAAAAATGAGTAAAACATACGAAACCGTCATCGGACTTGAGGTCCATGTTGAATTAGCAACCAAGACGAAGATTTTCTGCTCCTGTTCCACTGCGTTTGGAGGAGCACCAAATACACACACCTGTCCGGTTTGTACCGGTATGCCAGGTTCCCTTCCTGTTTTAAATAAGCAGGTTGTAGAATATGCAATTGCAGTTGGACTTGCAACGAACTGTTCCATCACACAGTATTGCAAGTTTGACCGTAAAAACTATTTTTACCCGGACAACCCACAGAACTACCAGATTTCCCAGTTATATCTGCCAATTTGCAGGAACGGAAGCGTTGAGATTGAGACTTCTGCCGGTAAAAAGAACATTGGAATCCATGAAATTCATATGGAAGAGGATGCCGGAAAACTGGTACATGATGAGTGGGAAGATGTTTCCATCGTCGATTACAACCGTTCCGGTGTGCCACTGATTGAGATTGTATCTGAGCCAGACATGCGCTCGGCAGAAGAGGTTATCGCTTATCTGGAAAAATTAAGAACCCTGATTCAGTATCTTGGTGCATCCGACTGTAAGTTAAACGAAGGTTCCATGCGTGCCGATGTCAACCTGTCTGTACGTGAAGCAGGTTCTTCAGAGTTTGGTACCCGTACCGAGATGAAGAACTTAAACTCTTTTAAGGCAATCACACATGCGATTGAGGGTGAGAGAGAACGTCAGATTGAATTGCTTGAGATGGGACGTAAAGTTGTGCAGGAGACCAGAAGATGGGACGATAACAAGGAATCCTCCCACGCAATGCGTTCGAAGGAAGATGCACAGGATTACCGTTATTTTCCGGAACCAGACCTGGTTCCAATCGTGATTTCAGATGAATGGTTACAGGAAATCAAAGACCGCCAGCCGGAGTTCCGCTCGGAAAAATTAGAGCGTTACAAAAAGGAATATGAGATTCCAGAGTACGATGCCAAGATTTTGACCGAGTCCAAGCATTTAGCGGACTTATTCGAGGCGACAACCGCTATCTGTAAGAAACCGAAAAAGGTATCCAACTGGCTGATGGTAGAGACGATGCGTCTGATGAAAGAGCATGAGATGGATGCAGAGGACTTAAGCTTTTCACCGGAAAATCTTGCAAAACTGATTGAACTTGCAGATGCCGGAACCATCAACA
This genomic window from Roseburia sp. 831b contains:
- the aspS gene encoding aspartate--tRNA(Asn) ligase → MEFMTGVTGKDTLEISDLLAGDFAGKSVKVNGAVHTIRDMGEVAFIVLRKREGLLQCVYEEGKTKFALKDLKEACTIEVEGTVKTEDRAPNGFEIRLDTIKVLSEPKEPMPLAISKWKMNTSLEANLNNRPIALRNIRERAKFRIQEGVVRGFRDFLYQEGFTEIHTPKLGAKSAEGGANLFKLEYFHRPAILQQSPQFYKQMMVGVFDRVFETAPVFRAEKHNTKRHLNEYTSLDFEMGYIDGFEDIMAMETGFLQYTMELLKKDYARELKILGVTLPKVDKIPAIRFDEAKQRVAEKYNRQFRNPYDLEPEEEALIGQYFKEEYDADFVFVTHYPSKKRPFYAMDDPADPTYTLSFDLLYQGLEITTGGQRIHDYDMLMEKIEKRGMETEGMEQYLSCFKHGMPPHGGLGIGMERLTMKLIGEDNVRETTLFPRDLSRLEP
- a CDS encoding NUDIX hydrolase yields the protein MKLQEQLEQYHPFNEQEERDKKVMLQLLKTQPDIFTRENEVAHFTASSWLLNCKHTKVLMIYHNIYHSWSWTGGHADGEENLLAVAIREAQEETGVKEIQTVDDTIFSIETLTVDGHEKRGRYVPSHLHLNVTYLLEADEAEVLRIKPDENSGVKWYALEEALEACSEPWMVERIYKKLNKKLQV
- the gatC gene encoding Asp-tRNA(Asn)/Glu-tRNA(Gln) amidotransferase subunit GatC; this translates as MISDETIEYVGILAKLELNEEEAEQAKKDMGDMLDYIDKLNELDVTGVEPMSHIFPVHNVFREDVVNEHDGSKDTLANAPVQKDGGFKVPKTIGD
- the gatA gene encoding Asp-tRNA(Asn)/Glu-tRNA(Gln) amidotransferase subunit GatA → MNLMSLTAVELGKKIKAKEVSVEEAVQAAIDAIEKREESVHSFVTVDKEGALARAKEVQKLIEDGTLSGPLAGVPVAIKDNMCTKGLLTTCSSKILYNFLPTYSAEAVERLEKAGAVIIGKTNMDEFAMGSTTETSAFGETRNPWNLEHVPGGSSGGSCAAVAAEECSFALGSDTGGSIRQPSSFCGVTGIKPTYGTVSRYGLIAYGSSLDQIGPVAKDVTDCATILEAISSYDKKDSTSVKRDDYHFTEALVDDVKGLKIGIPKDYFKEGIDEDVKNAVLSAAKTLEEKGAIVEEFDLGLVEYAIPAYYVIACAEASSNLARFDGVKYGYRTKEYEGLHNMYKKTRSEGFGAEVKRRIMLGSFVLSSGYYDAYYLKALRTKALIKKEFDKAFEKYDIILGPAAPTTAPKLGESLKDPIQMYLGDIYTISVNLAGLPGISLPCGEDENGLPIGLQLIGDCFEEKKIIRAAYAFEQTRNYKHSPIAEDCAAKKVAQD
- the gatB gene encoding Asp-tRNA(Asn)/Glu-tRNA(Gln) amidotransferase subunit GatB — translated: MSKTYETVIGLEVHVELATKTKIFCSCSTAFGGAPNTHTCPVCTGMPGSLPVLNKQVVEYAIAVGLATNCSITQYCKFDRKNYFYPDNPQNYQISQLYLPICRNGSVEIETSAGKKNIGIHEIHMEEDAGKLVHDEWEDVSIVDYNRSGVPLIEIVSEPDMRSAEEVIAYLEKLRTLIQYLGASDCKLNEGSMRADVNLSVREAGSSEFGTRTEMKNLNSFKAITHAIEGERERQIELLEMGRKVVQETRRWDDNKESSHAMRSKEDAQDYRYFPEPDLVPIVISDEWLQEIKDRQPEFRSEKLERYKKEYEIPEYDAKILTESKHLADLFEATTAICKKPKKVSNWLMVETMRLMKEHEMDAEDLSFSPENLAKLIELADAGTINSSVAKEVFEKVFEDDIDPEQYVEEHGLKTVHDEGALRSTIEQILKDNPQSVSDYHSGKQKAIGFLVGQTMKAMKGKANPSMVNEILTELLRKE